Below is a genomic region from Penaeus chinensis breed Huanghai No. 1 chromosome 42, ASM1920278v2, whole genome shotgun sequence.
ctaTCATAAACCACCACAAATTTGATAAGGTGCCCGATAGGTAAGTTCTCGTAGATAAGCTttttagaaagaggaagaggaggcgaaaattgcatctttataatcatatttGGCGGCGCCGTCACGACCACCCGCCGAGCCTCGatcgtcttcccgttttctgtggtcACTTTCACGTTTTCTTTGGTTTGGTCCACGCGAACTACGGGGTGACTCAAGAAAACGATTTCGTCGCCCAGGCTTTTGGCTAGGAGTTGGGATATTTGTTGGGTTCCTCCCTGTAATAGAAGTAGAtggttagataaaaaaaaaaatatatatatatacaagtgtataaaaTATGGGTGTTATGTTCttcgcttgctttttttttttttctttacaaaatgttcaattctcttttctctctctctctctctctctctctctctctctctctctctctctctctctctctctctctctctctctctctctctctctctctctctctctctctatccatccatttatctctcttatcCAGTTTTCTAAGCTAATATTACTACCACTCCTATATACCGTCTAAACCTCTAGGCAGtttaaatgcaattttttttatataatatgatgatgatgaagaagcaaaagaagaagaggaggaggaggagtagagggaggagacgtagaagaaaaagaacgaaagagagagagaaagagcgaaaaagaaaaagaaaaagaaaaaaaaaaagaaaaagagaaagaaaaagaaagaaagagagagagaaaaaaaacaacaaaaaaactttagGACGTCAACCCAGCGTCCTCACCTTAACCCTGGCTTCCTGAGCAGTCTCCTTCTTGGCTTCTAAAAGCTTCATGACGCCTCCTGCCGCGTTCGCGTAAGCCAGAAAGAAAATGGCGGATATCCTGGTCGCTTCTGTGCCTGTAGAAAACAAGAAGGATTTATTTTATCGCCTTTCATCTATTTCATAGGACATTTTccttaaaaagaaagataaaaaaagaagaggaagatttattgatgtatttatctattttatttatgtattattaataaatgaatgcatagataattaaatgaataaataaagatgcaAACTAAGGGAGTAGATATGGGGTGGTGTTTTAAAGGAAGGTATGTGTATGCTATATGTTTATTTTACAAGGAACACTGTTTAAAGGATTTAGGATAAGGCTACGCACGTTTATACACGGGCGCAATGAAAAGTACGAAGTCATAtagtcaaacacacatacacacaaacactctctctccctctccttctccctctccctctccctctccctctccctctctctctctctctctctctctcactctctctctttcactctctctctctttcactctctctctctttcactctctctctctttcactctctccctctccctctctctccttctctctctccctctctctccttctccctctctctctctttcactccctccctctctctctctctctctttccctctctccctctccctctctctctctttcactctctccctctccctctctctctctttcactctctccctctccctctctctctctttcactctctccctctccctctctctctctttcactctctccctctccctctctctctctttccctctctccctctccctctctctctctttcactctctccctctccctctctctctctttcactctctccctctccttctctctctctttcactctctccctctccctctctctctctttcactctctccctctccctctctctctctttcactctctccctctccctctctctctctttcactctctccctctccctctctctctctttcactctctccctctccctctctctctctttcactctctccctctccctctctctccttctctctctccctctctctccttctccctctctctctctttcactccctccctctctctctctctctctttcactctctccctctccctctctctctctctctttcactctctccctctctctctctttcactctctccctctccctctctctctctttcactctctccctctccttctctctctctttcactctctccctctccctctctctctctttcactctctccctctccctctctctctctttcactctctccctctccctctctctctctttcactctctccctctccctctctctccttctctctctccctctctctccttctccctctctctctttcactccctccctctctctctctctctctctttcactctctccctctccctctctctctctctttcactctctccctctctctctctttcactctctccctctccctctctctctctttcactctctccctctccctctctctctctttcactctctccctctccctctctctccttctctctctccctctctctccttctccttctctctctctttcactccctccctctctctctctctctctttcactctctccctctccctctctctctctttcactctctccctctccctctctctctctttcactctcaccctctccctctctctctctttcactctctccctctccctctctctctctttcactctctccctctctctctctttcactctctccctctccctctctctctctttcactctctccctctctctctctctctctttcactctctccctctccctctctctctctttcactctctccctctccctctctctctctttcactctcaccctctccctctctctctctttcactctctccctctccctctctctctctttcactctctccctctctctctctttcactctctccctctccctctctctctctttcactctctccctctccctctcccactctctttcattctctccctctccctctctctctctcttttactctctccctctctctctctttcactttctccctctccctctccctctctctctccctctctttctctttctctttctctctccctccctccctccctccctccctctccctccctccctccctccctccctccctccctctccctctctccctcacacaaccACACTGTATACTCACCGAAAGCAGCCTTGCAAGCAACATCAATGAGCTGAACGGCAGCCTCGCACGTTAAATCCTTTCTTGCGAAGGAATCGACCGTGTGTCCCTCGAGATCCCGGGCATAAGGACTCCTGCGAGGATCTTCCATAGGAGTTTGGGTCGCCATTCGCTCTATctattgggagggagggaaggaattttCGGTTGagaggtgtgggggtgtggggggtgagggtgtaggggtgtgagggtgtgggggtgtgggtatggggggtgaggttgagggtgtaggggagaatgatgatgatgatgacgatgacgatgacgatgacgatgacgatgacgatgatgatgatgatgatgatgatgatgatgatgatgatgatgatgatgatgatgatgatgaagatgaagatgaagatgaagatgaagatgaagatgaagatgacgatgacgatgacgatgaagatgacgatgacgacgacgatgacgacgacgatgacgacgacgatgacgataataattaacgacgaaaaaaactaaacgaaaccacaacaaccacacctTCTCCATATGATCCAAATATGCCCACCTTCCATATAAAAAGCTGCAGCTGAACCAGGCCCCTCAGTGAGCCCAGGGAGGGAATGTCGCTGCTGTAGGGTCTAACTTTGCTTTCTGGACCCAACTGCATGACCTTTGTGCCTGACGTGTATCTGCGGCAGAGGAGAGTGGGTAAGGGTTGCGCACTAGGCTTTTTATGGCTTATTTATGGGTCTATGCGGTAGAAAATGGTGTGAAATTATATGGAAGGGAGGTAGAGTGAAAGACGTAGGTAGAAACaggtaaggaggaaagagaaacgaaaggaatAGACAATAAATGGTAAAATTAATgagttaataatataaaataaatatcgaTATTCATTATCAacgcaaaaatataaatataccaccatatttttttttttttttttatctttgtataccaattcatctatttaaaaaaaaaaaaaatcacacatcatattctttaaaaaggataaaacaaatatataaacgagACAAACattaaaccaaagaaaaaaaaaagaaaaaaataaataaataacactcaCTGTGGATATGTTTCAAGACCAAGTTCTCGTAACATGTCTATAACGTGTTTCTGGCTCGACCCCACCCACTGGCCGCCGAGGTCAAAGAGCTCCGTCTTTCCTTGACCTATATCCACAGGCTGGGTCAATGTTCGACCTCCAACTCGATCTGTGGAGAGGTAGatggtatgtacgtgtgtatgtttgtgtgcttgtatagaacatatgtatatatgtatatatgtatacatatatatatatatatatatatatatatatatataaattgatagatctgTGGAAAAATAGAaggcatgaatgtgtatatgtttgtatgcttgtataagaataaatatatacattgatagatctgtggagagatagcgagatagcggtgttcatgtatatgtgtatttatcagactctaaagagatagacaaagtgaccaaatagacttatatatatcaGAATCGAAATACTCTATATATCAACATCAAATAACTAAcaattttatatatcatcatgaaataacacacaattatatataatcatcataaaataacacacaattatatatattatcatgaaaTAACACACgattttatataatcatcataaaataacacacaattatatatattattacaaaataACACACAATTTTATATGATCATCATGAAATATATTAGCATCCTAACATATTAACATCAAACATTTTATATGCACGCTACCTTGAGCTTCTAAAACGGCGACCTGGAGGCCCGCTTTCTTGAGTTTGTGGGCGGCGGAGAGCCCGGAGACACCTGCTCCTATCACAATTACGTCTAGCATTTTCCCTTAGGTTTAGAGTAAACCTGGAATTacaaggaacatttttttttatgattgtttaaGGCTAGTTACGTGCTGTCTGTTTGTATCacggctcttttttttttttttttttgcgtcgcttttcttctatttctctctctctctctctctctctttctctctcactctctctatctctctcttctccctttatctctctatctttcactcactctctgtctctctctttctctctcactctctctatctctctcttctccctttatctctctatctttcactcactctctctctattcatctctttacacgcattacacgtatgtatgtatgtatgtatatatatttatatatatatatacacacacacacacacaaacacacacacacatatatatatctgtgtatatatacatatatacatacaaacatcaaaTTAACAACATTAAATGAAACCCGAACCCTACTTACTAGTCCTTCTTTTCGAAAGACGTGTAGCCAATCAAAGACTTGGCACGACACTGCTTCATAACATAGGAATACGAGCATCTTTCTCTAATCGCTTGGTAAGATAAGATATAGATCGGTccacacaaatataca
It encodes:
- the LOC125047895 gene encoding probable flavin-containing monoamine oxidase A — protein: MLDVIVIGAGVSGLSAAHKLKKAGLQVAVLEAQDRVGGRTLTQPVDIGQGKTELFDLGGQWVGSSQKHVIDMLRELGLETYPQYTSGTKVMQLGPESKVRPYSSDIPSLGSLRGLVQLQLFIWKIERMATQTPMEDPRRSPYARDLEGHTVDSFARKDLTCEAAVQLIDVACKAAFGTEATRISAIFFLAYANAAGGVMKLLEAKKETAQEARVKGGTQQISQLLAKSLGDEIVFLSHPVVRVDQTKENVKVTTENGKTIEARRVVVTAPPNMIIKMQFSPPLPLSKKLIYENLPIGHLIKFVVVYDRAFWRENGFSGEVVSNGGTEGLPEGVSQGPLSVCFDATTDRGTPAIVGFIAGRQGVEWQGKTVSILGDYRTNQRLQTDNYKIFIIVAVISMVTAVMY